One segment of Lachancea thermotolerans CBS 6340 chromosome E complete sequence DNA contains the following:
- the YDC1 gene encoding alkaline dihydroceramidase (similar to uniprot|P38298 Saccharomyces cerevisiae YBR183W YPC1 Alkaline ceramidase that also has reverse (CoA-independent) ceramide synthase activity catalyzes both breakdown and synthesis of phytoceramide overexpression confers fumonisin B1 resistance) → MLSSIFKAYPEPPEVGYWGKPTSTIDWCEENYVVSPFVAEWANTVTNGLFVLLAVFVTWSAVHNRLEKRFAMIGLGLGTVGVGSWLFHMTLKYEYQLLDELPMIYATCIPAWSIFCEERQLLAKGADGANGTAGTVAVARKPTLLKQAVVALLVFGTATALTVIYLVYRDPTIHQTAYAVLNVLVVFSAGALASKYVSDPRARRNLRDTMALSISIFLTGYLLWQLDVHFCSFWIFIRRSLLKLPLGILLELHSWWHLLTGTGVYFYIVHLEYLRVLTHDQADQYTLVWHWKVFPELVLNAHRGSTKYSLEFMDKYVSDSGPGSAGPKDDRRKSE, encoded by the coding sequence ATGCTCAGTTCCATATTTAAGGCGTACCCGGAGCCCCCTGAGGTCGGCTACTGGGGCAAGCCCACGTCGACCATCGACTGGTGCGAGGAAAACTACGTCGTGTCGCCCTTCGTCGCCGAGTGGGCCAACACGGTCACCAACGGGCTCTTCGTGCTGCTGGCCGTATTCGTGACGTGGTCCGCCGTGCACAACCGCCTGGAAAAGCGCTTCGCCATGATCGGCCTCGGCCTCGGCACCGTGGGCGTCGGCTCGTGGCTCTTCCACATGACCCTGAAGTACGAGTACCAGCTGCTCGACGAGCTGCCCATGATCTACGCCACCTGCATCCCTGCCTGGAGCATCTTCTGCGAGGAGCGCCAGCTGCTCGCCAAAGGCGCCGACGGTGCCAACGGCACCGCCGGCACCGTCGCTGTCGCGCGCAAGCCCACGCTGCTCAAGCAGGCCGTCGTTGCCCTGCTCGTCTTTGGCACCGCCACCGCCCTCACCGTGATCTACCTGGTCTACCGCGACCCCACCATCCACCAGACCGCCTACGCCGTGCTCAACGTCCTTGTTGTGTTCTCCGCTGGCGCGCTCGCCTCCAAGTACGTCAGCGACCCGCGTGCCCGCCGCAACCTGCGCGACACCATGGCTCTCAGCATCTCCATCTTCCTGACCGGCTATCTCCTGTGGCAGCTCGACGTGCACTTCTGCTCCTTCTGGATCTTCATCCGCAGGTCCCTGCTGAAGCTGCCGCTTGGCATCCTGCTCGAGCTGCACTCCTGGTGGCACCTGCTCACGGGCACCGGCGTATATTTCTATATCGTGCACCTCGAGTACCTGCGCGTGCTCACCCACGACCAGGCCGACCAGTACACTCTCGTGTGGCATTGGAAAGTGTTTCCAGAGCTGGTTCTCAACGCCCACCGCGGAAGCACCAAGTACTCCCTGGAGTTCATGGACAAGTACGTGAGCGACTCCGGGCCCGGTTCCGCCGGCCCCAAAGATGACCGCCGGAAGAGCGAGTAA
- a CDS encoding KLTH0E13134p (conserved hypothetical protein) translates to MPKTIATGLEIPQPRPQLPSHVMDMFSLRGKVACISGASSGIGGAVAVAYAQAGADIAVWYNSHDGLIQTARELAEKYGVRAKAYKCAVNDEERVQATIQQVLADFGGRIDVFVANAGVAWEKGALVEAQEQGTASREWDRVLQTDFQGVYYCSKFIGAVFKKQGCGSLVITASMSGHVVNVPQLQTCYNAAKAGVIHMARSLAVEWAGFARVNTVSPGYISTPISEFALDDVKQKWLMLTPLGREGLPEELVGAYLYLGSDASTFTTGTDIVVDGGYSSI, encoded by the coding sequence ATGCCCAAGACTATCGCCACAGGCCTAGAAATCCCGCAGCCCCGCCCCCAGCTGCCTTCGCACGTCATGGACATGTTCTCCCTGCGCGGCAAAGTCGCGTGCATCTCCGGCGCGTCGTCCGGGATCGGCGGCGCGGTCGCAGTCGCATACGCGCAGGCCGGCGCCGACATCGCAGTGTGGTACAACTCGCACGACGGGCTCATCCAGACCGCGCGCGAGCTGGCAGAAAAGTACGGGGTGCGGGCCAAGGCGTACAAGTGCGCCGTCAACGATGAGGAGCGTGTGCAGGCCACGATCCAGCAGGTGCTGGCGGACTTTGGCGGACGTATCGACGTGTTCGTCGCAAATGCGGGGGTCGCGTGGGAAAAAGGCGCGCTAGTCGAGGCGCAGGAGCAGGGCACGGCGTCGCGCGAGTGGGACCGCGTACTGCAGACGGACTTCCAGGGCGTGTACTACTGCAGCAAGTTCATCGGGGCcgttttcaagaagcagggcTGCGGGTCGCTGGTGATCACGGCGTCGATGTCCGGGCACGTGGTCAACGTGCCGCAGCTGCAGACGTGCTACAACGCGGCCAAGGCCGGGGTGATCCACATGGCGCGGTCGCTGGCGGTGGAGTGGGCCGGGTTCGCGCGCGTCAACACGGTGTCGCCCGGGTACATCTCGACGCCGATCAGCGAGTTTGCGCTGGACGACGTGAAACAGAAGTGGCTGATGCTGACGCCGCTGGGGCGCGAGGGCCTGCCGGAGGAGCTGGTGGGCGCGTACCTGTACCTGGGGTCGGACGCGTCGACGTTCACGACGGGGACGGACATCGTGGTGGACGGCGGGTACAGCAGCATCtga